Proteins co-encoded in one Corylus avellana chromosome ca9, CavTom2PMs-1.0 genomic window:
- the LOC132192004 gene encoding protein N-terminal and lysine N-methyltransferase EFM7 isoform X1 — protein sequence MDIALFSPSSLFPDDDEDTSSHEETTETQQNYVERRHEFPGMELLIREFSFHQLNANLLWPGTFAFAESLVRHRSWVEGRRCIELGSGTGALAIYLCKSFSLDITTSDYDDQEIEENIAHNCRANGITPVLPHIKHTWGDTFPITDPDWDLIIASDILLYVKQYVNLIKTLSFLLKSYQPKDNKAVPQTEIEQNGEAGVRLPRPAFLMSWRRRIGKEDESLFFTGCENAGLEVKHIGSRVYCINPRQTTTVFETV from the exons ATGGACATAGCTCTGTTCTCCCCATCTTCGCTTTTTCCCGACGACGACGAAGACACTTCTTCTC ATGAGGAAACGACAGAGACCCAGCAAAACTACGTGGAGAGGAGGCATGAATTTCCTGGAATG GAATTGCTCATCAGAGAATTTTCATTCCACCAGCTGAATGCCAATTTACTCTGGCCTGGGACATTTGCTTTTGCAGAATCGTTGGTTCGGCACCGTTCGTGGGTAGAAGGCCGACGATGCATTGAATTGGGCAG TGGCACCGGTGCTTTGGCCATATATCTCTGTAAATCATTTTCTCTTGACATCACAACGTCAGACTATGATGATCAGGAAATTGAAGAGAACATAGCTCATAACTGCAGGGCTAATGGGATTACACCTGTCCTTCCTCACATTAAGC ATACATGGGGAGACACCTTTCCAATCACTGACCCAGACTGGGACCTGATTATTGCTAGTGATATCTTATTGT ATGTGAAACAGTACGTGAACTTGATAAAGactctttcctttcttctcaAATCTTACCAGCCTAAGGATAACAAAGCAGTTCCACAGACGGAGATTGAACAGAATGGTG AAGCAGGGGTCAGGTTGCCCAGGCCAGCATTTCTAATGAGCTGGAGACGCAGAATTGGGAAGGAGGATGAGTCCCTCTTCTTCACTGGCTGTGAGAATGCTGGGCTTGAAGTAAAGCATATTGGATCACGTGTGTATTGCATCAATCCTAGGCAAACGACGACTGTTTTCGAGACAGTATAA
- the LOC132161640 gene encoding GDSL esterase/lipase WDL1-like, which produces MVGPNRPQFVLFGSSIVEFSYGDHGWGAILADIYARKADTLVRGYAGWSSRQALQVLDQVFPKDAALQPSLVIVYFGGNDSMLPLPSALGLHDPHVPLAEYVENMRKIAIHLKSLSEKTRIIFLTAPPVDKAEICRTYGDKIAELRTNESCRIYSEACLKLCQEMNVKAVDLWTVLQKEDGWESACFTDGIHLSAEGSKIVVKEIMKVLREADWEPSLHWKALPIEFESLLPNYLVSSDTKTMLSEASSIRHMQWE; this is translated from the exons atggTCGGACCAAATAGACCTCAGTTTGTGCTGTTTGGTTCGTCCATAGTTGAGTTCAGCTATGGTGACCATGGATGGGGTGCTATTCTCGCTGACATATATGCTCGAAAG GCAGACACATTGGTGCGAGGATACGCTGGTTGGAGTTCGAGGCAAGCTTTGCAGGTTTTGGATCAAGTTTTTCCAAAG gaTGCTGCTCTACAACCTTCATTGGTGATAGTCTACTTTGGTGGTAATGACTCAATGCTTCCTCTCCCATCTGCCTTAGGCCTTCATGATCCTCATGTACCGCTGGCTGAGTATGTAGAAAATATGAGGAAAATAGCAATCCATCTCAAG AGCCTTTCAGAGAAGACTCGCATTATCTTTCTCACTGCTCCTCCTGTTGATAAGGCAGAAATTTGCAGAACATATGG TGATAAAATAGCAGAGCTGCGTACAAATGAGTCATGCCGAATATATTCAGAAGCTTGTTTAAAGCTGTGTCAAGAGATGAATGTGAAGGCTGTTGATCTCTGGACTGTACTTCAAAAAGAGGATGGTTGGGAATCTGCTTGCTTTAC GGATGGAATCCATTTATCAGCTGAGGGGAGCAAGATAGTGGTGAAGGAGATAATGAAGGTTCTTAGGGAGGCAGACTGGGAACCAAGTCTACACTGGAAGGCATTGCCAATTGAATTTGAAAGTCTTTTACCCAATTATCTAGTGAGTTCTGATACGAAGACCATGTTAAGTGAGGCCAGCTCTATCAGACACATGCAATGGGAGTAG
- the LOC132192004 gene encoding protein N-terminal and lysine N-methyltransferase EFM7 isoform X3, whose protein sequence is MDIALFSPSSLFPDDDEDTSSHEETTETQQNYVERRHEFPGMELLIREFSFHQLNANLLWPGTFAFAESLVRHRSWVEGRRCIELGSGTGALAIYLCKSFSLDITTSDYDDQEIEENIAHNCRANGITPVLPHIKHTWGDTFPITDPDWDLIIASDILLYVKQYVNLIKTLSFLLKSYQPKDNKAVPQTEIEQNGGVRLPRPAFLMSWRRRIGKEDESLFFTGCENAGLEVKHIGSRVYCINPRQTTTVFETV, encoded by the exons ATGGACATAGCTCTGTTCTCCCCATCTTCGCTTTTTCCCGACGACGACGAAGACACTTCTTCTC ATGAGGAAACGACAGAGACCCAGCAAAACTACGTGGAGAGGAGGCATGAATTTCCTGGAATG GAATTGCTCATCAGAGAATTTTCATTCCACCAGCTGAATGCCAATTTACTCTGGCCTGGGACATTTGCTTTTGCAGAATCGTTGGTTCGGCACCGTTCGTGGGTAGAAGGCCGACGATGCATTGAATTGGGCAG TGGCACCGGTGCTTTGGCCATATATCTCTGTAAATCATTTTCTCTTGACATCACAACGTCAGACTATGATGATCAGGAAATTGAAGAGAACATAGCTCATAACTGCAGGGCTAATGGGATTACACCTGTCCTTCCTCACATTAAGC ATACATGGGGAGACACCTTTCCAATCACTGACCCAGACTGGGACCTGATTATTGCTAGTGATATCTTATTGT ATGTGAAACAGTACGTGAACTTGATAAAGactctttcctttcttctcaAATCTTACCAGCCTAAGGATAACAAAGCAGTTCCACAGACGGAGATTGAACAGAATGGTG GGGTCAGGTTGCCCAGGCCAGCATTTCTAATGAGCTGGAGACGCAGAATTGGGAAGGAGGATGAGTCCCTCTTCTTCACTGGCTGTGAGAATGCTGGGCTTGAAGTAAAGCATATTGGATCACGTGTGTATTGCATCAATCCTAGGCAAACGACGACTGTTTTCGAGACAGTATAA
- the LOC132192004 gene encoding protein N-terminal and lysine N-methyltransferase EFM7 isoform X2 — protein MDIALFSPSSLFPDDDEDTSSHEETTETQQNYVERRHEFPGMELLIREFSFHQLNANLLWPGTFAFAESLVRHRSWVEGRRCIELGSGTGALAIYLCKSFSLDITTSDYDDQEIEENIAHNCRANGITPVLPHIKHTWGDTFPITDPDWDLIIASDILLYVKQYVNLIKTLSFLLKSYQPKDNKAVPQTEIEQNGAGVRLPRPAFLMSWRRRIGKEDESLFFTGCENAGLEVKHIGSRVYCINPRQTTTVFETV, from the exons ATGGACATAGCTCTGTTCTCCCCATCTTCGCTTTTTCCCGACGACGACGAAGACACTTCTTCTC ATGAGGAAACGACAGAGACCCAGCAAAACTACGTGGAGAGGAGGCATGAATTTCCTGGAATG GAATTGCTCATCAGAGAATTTTCATTCCACCAGCTGAATGCCAATTTACTCTGGCCTGGGACATTTGCTTTTGCAGAATCGTTGGTTCGGCACCGTTCGTGGGTAGAAGGCCGACGATGCATTGAATTGGGCAG TGGCACCGGTGCTTTGGCCATATATCTCTGTAAATCATTTTCTCTTGACATCACAACGTCAGACTATGATGATCAGGAAATTGAAGAGAACATAGCTCATAACTGCAGGGCTAATGGGATTACACCTGTCCTTCCTCACATTAAGC ATACATGGGGAGACACCTTTCCAATCACTGACCCAGACTGGGACCTGATTATTGCTAGTGATATCTTATTGT ATGTGAAACAGTACGTGAACTTGATAAAGactctttcctttcttctcaAATCTTACCAGCCTAAGGATAACAAAGCAGTTCCACAGACGGAGATTGAACAGAATGGTG CAGGGGTCAGGTTGCCCAGGCCAGCATTTCTAATGAGCTGGAGACGCAGAATTGGGAAGGAGGATGAGTCCCTCTTCTTCACTGGCTGTGAGAATGCTGGGCTTGAAGTAAAGCATATTGGATCACGTGTGTATTGCATCAATCCTAGGCAAACGACGACTGTTTTCGAGACAGTATAA